The Gammaproteobacteria bacterium genome has a segment encoding these proteins:
- a CDS encoding M23 family metallopeptidase: MAFVILSTGTITRSRLHTFRISTLLLSAGLVLLLTLAGALRVGYTYGRAAPAVAAAASAVPDASYTEFLERPEGRALIERIGTLSGRVIQLETEAQALAARIGLIQDIGRRTGRPGAPAAADSTGTSAAVPAGPSGGPFLPAPPDADAPAAAAGSREPPGLRRLERELEQLDATLDLLASATMPLELAGMAFPSRLPVNAPRITSGFGLRMDPMTRRRARHTGIDFAAPRNSLIRAAGGGRVVFAGYRSAYGNTVEIDHGNGLATRYAHASRLLVRRGEIVLPAQAIAAVGSTGRSTGPHVHFEVLRNGRPVEPRDFLHPTDT; the protein is encoded by the coding sequence ATGGCGTTTGTCATTCTGTCAACGGGCACGATCACCCGATCGCGTCTGCATACGTTCCGGATCAGCACGCTGCTGCTGAGTGCCGGTCTGGTGCTATTGCTGACGCTGGCCGGCGCCCTGCGTGTCGGCTACACCTACGGGCGTGCCGCCCCGGCCGTTGCCGCTGCAGCCTCGGCGGTGCCGGATGCTTCGTACACCGAGTTCCTCGAGCGCCCGGAAGGCCGCGCGCTGATCGAGCGGATCGGCACCCTGTCGGGACGCGTGATCCAGCTCGAGACCGAAGCGCAGGCGCTCGCGGCACGCATCGGACTGATTCAGGACATCGGGCGCCGCACAGGCCGCCCCGGCGCCCCCGCCGCGGCCGACAGCACCGGCACTTCCGCTGCAGTCCCGGCCGGCCCGAGTGGCGGACCGTTCCTCCCGGCGCCACCGGACGCCGATGCGCCAGCCGCCGCGGCCGGCAGCCGCGAACCTCCCGGCCTCCGCCGCCTGGAGCGCGAACTCGAGCAACTGGACGCCACTCTCGACCTGCTCGCGAGTGCGACGATGCCGCTGGAACTTGCCGGGATGGCGTTCCCGAGCCGCTTGCCGGTCAATGCGCCGCGGATCACCTCGGGCTTCGGCCTGCGCATGGATCCGATGACCCGCCGGCGCGCACGGCACACCGGCATCGACTTCGCCGCCCCGCGCAACTCGCTGATCAGGGCCGCCGGCGGCGGCCGCGTGGTGTTCGCCGGTTACCGTTCCGCGTACGGCAACACCGTGGAGATCGACCACGGCAACGGGCTCGCGACCCGCTACGCGCACGCTTCGCGCCTGCTGGTCCGGCGCGGCGAGATCGTCCTGCCCGCGCAAGCGATCGCAGCGGTCGGCTCCACCGGTCGGTCGACAGGCCCACACGTGCATTTCGAGGTCCTGCGCAACGGCAGGCCGGTCGAGCCGAGAGATTTTCTGCACCCTACGGACACCTGA
- the gltB gene encoding glutamate synthase large subunit, translating into MTTKQPEPALARTTAPARQGLYNPAFEHEACGVGFVVDIKGRKSHRILEQAIEILRNLDHRGACGCEANTGDGAGVLLQMPHRFFAGVCEEANINLPPPGQYGCGLVFFPRDVGKRRKLEQKFQQIVQSEGQSILGWRTVPTRNRSLGDTARASEPFIRQVFIGRDPQLADEMAFERKLFVIRKRAYSEIRTSTLDGAESWYLCSLSFKTLVYKGMLLTEQLTDYFPDLTDPAMETALALVHSRFSTNTFPSWDRAHPYRYLAHNGEINTLRGNINWMKAREARFASAIFGEDMQKIPPIVNPNGSDSAMFDNVLELLVLAGRSLPHAVMMMIPEPWSNHAGMDDAKRAFYQYHSSLMEPWDGPASIAFTDGQLIGAVLDRNGLRPSRYYVTKDGLVVMASEAGVLDIPPADILTKGRLQPGRMFLVDTVQGRIVDDEEIKQTVANERPYRQWLDEHLVHLDDLPAAPEVPAPDHDTLQQRQVAFGYTFEDQRLLLTPMARDGVEAVGSMGNDTPLAALSGRPRLLYDYFKQLFAQVTNPPIDCIREEIITAAEVWLGSEGNLLEPQPADCRRVELPGPVLTNEQFARLRRLDLPGIRAGVLPSLFRVARGEKGMVAAMEELRKRARRMIDEEGLNVLILSDRGVNRELAPIPALLAVSGLHHYLIREGRRTRVSLVLETGEAREVHHFALLIGYGCSAVNPYLAFETIDGMLHDGMLTGLDHKSACKNFVKAATKGVVKVMSKMGISAVQSYHGAQVFEAIGLRQDVIDEYFTWTPSRVGGIGIDVVAREVLLRHRAAFPARQVDGYALPPGGLYQWRADGEHHLFNPESVHRLQKAVRTGSYAVYKAYAQLIDDQSRQKSTLRGLLDFVSRRRVPLDEVEPVESILRRFKTGAMSYGSISQEAHETLAIAMNRIGGKSNTGEGGEAPERYQPLPNGDSKNSAIKQVASGRFGVTSEYLVNARELQIKMAQGAKPGEGGQLPGTKVYPWIAKTRHTTAGVGLISPPPHHDIYSIEDLAELIHDLKNANREARISVKLVAEIGVGTIAAGVAKAHADVVLISGHDGGTGASPRTSIAHAGLPWELGLAEAHQTLVLNNLRSRITVETDGQLKTGRDVVVAALLGAEEFGFATAPLVAMGCVMMRVCHLNTCPTGVATQDPRLRERFAGKPEHVINFMRFIAQDVREHMAELGFRRIDEMIGRVDRLEPRRAIDHWKAKGFDFSNILYQPDLGPEVGRFCQIPQDHGLDKSLDLTQLLDICRPAIERGAQVSAELPIRNVNRVVGTITGSEVTRRWGAKGLPHDTIRIRFSGSAGQSFGAFMPKGMTFSLEGDANDYCGKGLSGGKIIVFPPAQASFRAEENIIVGNVALYGATSGEAYICGMAGERFAVRNSGADAVVEAVGDHGCEYMTGGRVVVLGPTGRNFGAGMSGGIAYVLDETGSFPAALNGQMVGTEPLQDAEEIAALRTMIERHLAHTASTRARAVLEDWERCVTRFVKVIPRDYQRMLSCIRRAHEQGLTGDEAIMVAFEENARDLARVGGN; encoded by the coding sequence ATGACGACGAAACAGCCCGAACCAGCCCTCGCGCGCACCACCGCCCCTGCCCGACAGGGGCTGTACAACCCCGCCTTCGAGCACGAAGCCTGCGGCGTCGGCTTCGTCGTGGACATCAAGGGACGCAAATCACACCGCATCCTCGAACAGGCGATCGAGATCCTGCGCAATCTCGATCATCGCGGTGCCTGCGGCTGCGAAGCCAACACCGGCGACGGCGCCGGAGTGCTGCTGCAGATGCCGCACCGGTTCTTCGCTGGAGTCTGCGAAGAGGCGAACATCAACCTGCCGCCCCCGGGGCAGTACGGTTGCGGCCTGGTGTTCTTCCCGCGCGATGTCGGCAAGCGGCGCAAGCTCGAGCAGAAGTTCCAGCAGATCGTGCAGTCGGAGGGCCAGTCGATCCTCGGCTGGCGCACGGTACCGACCCGTAACCGGTCGCTTGGCGACACAGCACGCGCATCAGAGCCCTTCATCCGCCAGGTCTTCATCGGCCGCGACCCGCAGCTGGCCGACGAAATGGCGTTCGAGCGCAAGCTCTTCGTCATCCGCAAGCGCGCCTACAGTGAAATCCGCACCTCGACGCTCGATGGCGCCGAGAGCTGGTACCTCTGCAGCCTGTCGTTCAAGACGCTGGTCTACAAGGGCATGCTGCTCACCGAGCAGCTGACCGACTACTTTCCGGACCTCACCGATCCGGCGATGGAAACCGCGCTCGCGCTGGTGCACTCGCGCTTCTCGACGAACACCTTCCCGAGCTGGGACCGTGCCCATCCGTACCGCTATCTCGCCCACAACGGCGAGATCAACACCCTGCGCGGCAACATCAACTGGATGAAGGCGCGCGAGGCTCGCTTTGCCTCGGCAATTTTCGGCGAGGACATGCAGAAGATCCCGCCGATCGTGAACCCGAACGGCAGCGACTCGGCGATGTTCGACAACGTGCTCGAACTGCTGGTGCTGGCCGGCCGCTCGCTGCCGCACGCCGTCATGATGATGATTCCGGAGCCGTGGTCGAACCACGCCGGGATGGACGACGCCAAGCGGGCGTTCTACCAGTACCACTCCAGCCTGATGGAGCCCTGGGACGGGCCGGCCTCGATCGCCTTCACCGATGGGCAGCTGATCGGCGCCGTGCTCGATCGCAACGGCCTGCGTCCCTCGCGCTACTACGTGACGAAGGACGGGCTCGTGGTCATGGCCTCCGAGGCCGGCGTGCTCGACATCCCGCCCGCGGACATCCTGACGAAGGGCCGGCTGCAGCCCGGCCGCATGTTCCTGGTCGACACCGTGCAGGGACGCATCGTCGACGACGAGGAGATCAAGCAAACGGTGGCAAACGAGCGTCCCTACCGCCAGTGGCTCGACGAGCACCTGGTGCACCTCGACGACCTGCCGGCCGCACCGGAAGTGCCGGCGCCCGATCACGACACCCTGCAACAGCGGCAGGTCGCCTTCGGCTACACCTTCGAGGACCAGCGGCTGCTCCTCACGCCCATGGCCCGCGACGGCGTCGAGGCGGTCGGCTCCATGGGCAACGACACGCCGCTCGCCGCCCTGTCCGGGCGCCCGCGCCTGCTCTACGACTACTTCAAGCAGCTGTTCGCGCAGGTCACGAACCCGCCCATCGATTGCATCCGCGAGGAGATCATCACCGCGGCCGAGGTGTGGCTCGGTTCCGAGGGCAACCTGCTCGAGCCGCAGCCGGCCGACTGCCGGCGCGTGGAACTGCCAGGGCCGGTGCTCACCAACGAGCAGTTCGCCCGGCTGCGCCGGCTGGATCTGCCCGGCATCCGCGCTGGTGTGCTGCCAAGCCTGTTTCGCGTGGCGCGCGGCGAGAAGGGCATGGTCGCGGCCATGGAGGAACTGCGCAAGCGCGCCCGGCGCATGATCGATGAGGAAGGGCTGAACGTGCTCATCCTCAGCGACCGCGGCGTCAACCGCGAACTGGCACCCATCCCCGCCCTGCTCGCCGTCTCGGGCCTGCACCATTACCTGATCCGCGAGGGCCGGCGTACGCGGGTGAGCCTCGTCCTCGAGACCGGAGAAGCACGCGAGGTACACCATTTCGCACTGCTCATCGGCTACGGCTGCAGTGCTGTCAACCCGTATCTCGCCTTCGAAACGATCGACGGCATGCTGCACGACGGGATGCTCACCGGCCTCGACCACAAGAGCGCCTGCAAGAACTTCGTCAAGGCCGCCACCAAGGGCGTGGTCAAGGTGATGTCGAAGATGGGCATCTCGGCGGTGCAGAGCTACCACGGCGCACAGGTCTTCGAGGCAATTGGCCTGCGCCAGGATGTCATCGACGAGTATTTCACCTGGACACCTTCGCGCGTCGGCGGCATCGGCATCGACGTGGTGGCCCGCGAAGTATTGCTGCGCCACCGGGCCGCGTTCCCGGCGCGCCAGGTCGACGGGTACGCGCTGCCCCCGGGCGGCCTCTACCAGTGGCGCGCCGACGGCGAGCACCACCTGTTCAACCCCGAGTCGGTGCACCGGTTGCAGAAGGCGGTGCGCACGGGCAGCTACGCGGTCTACAAGGCGTACGCACAACTGATCGACGACCAGTCGCGGCAGAAGAGCACCCTGCGTGGATTGCTCGACTTCGTGTCCCGCCGCCGGGTGCCGCTCGACGAGGTCGAGCCGGTCGAGAGCATCCTGCGGCGGTTCAAGACCGGCGCCATGTCATATGGCTCCATCAGCCAGGAGGCACACGAGACTCTCGCCATCGCCATGAACCGCATCGGCGGCAAGTCCAACACCGGCGAGGGTGGCGAAGCCCCAGAGCGCTACCAGCCGCTGCCGAACGGCGACTCGAAGAACTCCGCGATCAAGCAGGTCGCCTCGGGGCGCTTCGGCGTAACCAGCGAGTACCTGGTCAACGCCCGCGAACTGCAGATCAAGATGGCGCAGGGCGCCAAGCCTGGTGAGGGCGGTCAGCTGCCCGGCACCAAGGTCTACCCCTGGATCGCCAAGACGCGGCATACCACCGCCGGCGTCGGGCTGATCTCGCCACCACCGCACCACGACATCTACTCGATCGAGGACCTGGCCGAACTGATCCACGATCTGAAGAACGCCAATCGCGAGGCGCGTATCAGCGTCAAGCTGGTGGCCGAGATCGGTGTCGGCACGATTGCCGCGGGCGTCGCCAAGGCGCATGCGGATGTGGTGCTGATCAGCGGCCATGACGGTGGCACTGGTGCATCACCGCGCACGTCCATTGCCCACGCCGGCCTGCCCTGGGAGCTGGGGCTTGCGGAAGCGCACCAGACGCTGGTGCTGAACAACCTTCGCAGCCGCATCACGGTGGAAACCGACGGCCAGCTCAAGACCGGGCGTGACGTGGTCGTGGCGGCGCTCCTCGGCGCCGAGGAATTCGGCTTTGCGACGGCTCCTCTCGTCGCCATGGGCTGCGTGATGATGCGGGTGTGCCACCTCAACACCTGCCCGACCGGCGTCGCGACCCAGGACCCGCGGCTGCGCGAGCGCTTCGCGGGCAAGCCGGAGCACGTGATCAACTTCATGCGCTTCATCGCCCAGGACGTGCGCGAGCACATGGCGGAGCTCGGCTTCCGCCGCATCGACGAGATGATCGGCCGGGTCGACCGGCTCGAACCGCGCCGGGCGATCGATCACTGGAAGGCCAAGGGCTTCGACTTCAGCAACATCCTCTACCAGCCCGACCTCGGCCCGGAGGTCGGCCGTTTCTGCCAGATTCCGCAGGATCATGGCCTCGACAAGTCGCTCGATCTCACGCAGCTGCTCGACATCTGCCGCCCCGCCATCGAGCGCGGCGCACAGGTCAGCGCAGAATTGCCCATCCGCAACGTCAACCGCGTGGTCGGGACCATCACCGGCAGCGAGGTCACCCGGCGCTGGGGCGCGAAGGGACTGCCGCACGACACGATCCGCATCCGGTTCAGCGGCTCGGCCGGCCAGAGCTTCGGCGCGTTCATGCCGAAGGGCATGACCTTTTCACTCGAAGGGGACGCCAACGACTACTGCGGCAAGGGACTGTCGGGCGGCAAGATCATCGTCTTCCCGCCGGCGCAGGCGAGCTTCCGCGCGGAAGAGAACATCATCGTCGGCAACGTCGCCCTCTACGGCGCCACCAGCGGCGAGGCCTACATCTGCGGCATGGCCGGCGAGCGTTTCGCCGTTCGCAACAGCGGCGCCGATGCCGTGGTCGAGGCCGTGGGCGACCACGGCTGCGAGTACATGACCGGCGGGCGCGTGGTCGTCCTCGGGCCCACCGGGCGCAATTTCGGTGCCGGCATGTCCGGCGGCATCGCCTACGTGCTCGACGAGACGGGTTCCTTCCCCGCCGCGCTCAACGGCCAGATGGTCGGCACCGAGCCGCTGCAGGACGCCGAGGAGATCGCCGCCCTGCGAACGATGATCGAGCGGCATCTCGCGCACACGGCCAGCACAAGGGCGCGCGCCGTGCTGGAGGACTGGGAGCGCTGCGTCACACGCTTCGTCAAGGTCATTCCGCGCGACTACCAGCGAATGCTCTCGTGCATCCGGCGCGCGCACGAGCAGGGCCTGACCGGCGATGAAGCCATCATGGTGGCCTTCGAGGAGAACGCGCGCGATCTCGCGCGCGTGGGCGGTAACTGA
- the gltD gene encoding glutamate synthase small subunit, translated as MGKPTGFIEFLRELPVDRTPRERIRDWAEFHHQLEDKRLRQQAARCMDCGIPFCHTGRIINGAAAGCPINNLIPEWNDLVYRGLWRDALARLLKTNNFPEFTGRVCPAPCEGSCVVGIHAPPVTIKNIEATIIDRAWDDGWIVPSPPRARTGKKVVVIGSGPTGLAAADQLNRAGHQVTVLERDDRPGGLLMYGIPNMKLDKREVVERRLRLMEEEGIKFICNAHVGENVEALLLLRDFDATVICTGATQPRDLAVEGRSLKGIHFAMDYLRASTQALLAGAPDACPIHARGKDVIVIGGGDTGTDCVATAMRQSCRTLTQLEILPRPPPDRAGDNPWPEWPRVYRLDYGQEEASARFGADPRGYLTTARKFSGDEQGQVQQLVTVEVGWEKDAHGQFVMQERPGSEQARPAQLVLLAMGFTGPEQPLLAELGVEVDARSNVRAEHEKYATNVPGVFAAGDCRRGQSLVVWAINEGRGVAREVDRFLMGSTDLP; from the coding sequence ATGGGCAAGCCCACCGGATTCATCGAGTTCCTGCGCGAGTTGCCGGTCGATCGCACCCCGCGCGAGCGCATTCGCGACTGGGCCGAGTTCCACCATCAGCTGGAGGATAAGCGGCTGCGCCAGCAGGCCGCACGCTGCATGGACTGCGGTATACCGTTCTGCCACACGGGCCGGATCATCAACGGCGCAGCCGCCGGCTGCCCCATCAACAACCTGATCCCAGAGTGGAACGACCTGGTCTACCGCGGCCTGTGGCGCGACGCGCTGGCACGCCTGCTCAAGACCAACAACTTCCCGGAGTTCACCGGGCGGGTCTGCCCCGCGCCCTGCGAGGGCTCGTGCGTGGTCGGCATTCACGCCCCGCCGGTGACGATCAAGAACATCGAGGCCACCATCATCGACCGCGCCTGGGACGACGGCTGGATCGTACCCTCGCCGCCGCGCGCGCGTACGGGCAAGAAGGTCGTGGTCATCGGCTCGGGCCCGACCGGGCTGGCCGCTGCCGACCAGCTCAACCGGGCCGGCCACCAGGTCACCGTGCTGGAACGCGATGACCGGCCGGGCGGGCTGCTCATGTACGGGATTCCGAACATGAAACTCGACAAGCGCGAGGTCGTCGAGCGGCGGCTGCGGCTGATGGAGGAAGAAGGCATCAAGTTCATCTGCAACGCGCACGTCGGCGAGAACGTCGAGGCGCTGCTGCTGCTGAGGGATTTCGACGCCACCGTAATCTGTACCGGCGCCACCCAGCCGCGTGACCTGGCGGTGGAAGGCCGCTCGCTCAAGGGCATTCACTTCGCGATGGATTATCTCCGTGCCAGTACCCAGGCGCTGCTCGCGGGGGCGCCGGACGCCTGCCCGATCCACGCCCGCGGCAAAGACGTGATCGTGATCGGCGGCGGGGACACCGGCACGGACTGCGTGGCAACCGCCATGCGCCAGTCATGCCGGACCCTGACCCAGCTCGAGATCCTGCCAAGACCGCCACCGGACCGTGCCGGCGACAACCCCTGGCCCGAATGGCCGCGCGTGTACCGTCTCGACTACGGGCAGGAGGAAGCCTCCGCCCGCTTCGGCGCGGATCCCCGCGGGTACCTCACGACCGCCAGAAAATTCAGCGGCGACGAACAGGGACAGGTGCAGCAACTGGTAACGGTGGAAGTCGGCTGGGAGAAGGACGCCCACGGCCAGTTCGTCATGCAGGAGCGCCCCGGCAGCGAGCAGGCACGGCCCGCCCAGCTCGTACTGCTCGCCATGGGTTTCACTGGCCCGGAACAGCCGCTGCTGGCCGAACTGGGCGTCGAGGTCGATGCACGCAGCAATGTGCGTGCCGAGCACGAAAAATACGCCACCAACGTGCCGGGCGTATTCGCTGCCGGCGACTGCCGTCGCGGGCAGAGCCTGGTCGTGTGGGCCATCAACGAGGGCCGCGGCGTCGCGCGCGAAGTCGACCGTTTCCTGATGGGCAGCACTGACCTGCCCTGA